A single genomic interval of Homo sapiens chromosome 15, GRCh38.p14 Primary Assembly harbors:
- the GDPGP1 gene encoding GDP-D-glucose phosphorylase 1, which yields MALPHDSNETSYLLPPNNEDWGRQTIPDFVYGQKDLMAEGIQWPRNAPGIPDALPQSPFDAALCSAWKQRVELGLFRYRLRELQTQILPGAVGFVAQLNVERGVQRRPPQTIKSVRQAFDPVQFNFNKIRPGEVLFRLHREPDLPGTLLQEDILVVINVSPLEWGHVLLVPEPARQLPQRLLPGALRAGIEAVLLSLHPGFRVGFNSLGGLASVNHLHLHGYYLAHRLPVEQAPSEPLDPGGHLHLLQDLPAPGFLFYTRGPGPDLESLISRVCRATDYLTDHEIAHNLFVTRGAPPGKTSPSSALTGVRVILWARKSSFGIKDGEAFNVALCELAGHLPVKTSQDFSSLTEAAAVALIQDCRLPPSQAEDVQAALVALMSQEEQ from the coding sequence ATGGCTCTTCCACATGATTCAAACGAAACTTCCTATTTGCTGCCTCCCAACAATGAGGACTGGGGCAGGCAAACCATTCCTGACTTTGTTTATGGGCAGAAGgatctcatggcagaagggattCAGTGGCCAAGGAATGCACCTGGCATCCCAGATGCTCTGCCACAATCTCCCTTTGATGCTGCACTCTGCTCTGCCTGGAAGCAGCGGGTGGAGCTGGGGCTGTTTCGCTACCGTCTACGGGAGCTACAGACCCAAATCCTCCCTGGTGCTGTGGGTTTCGTGGCTCAGCTGAATGTGGAGCGTGGTGTGCAGAGGAGGCCCCCGCAGACCATCAAGAGTGTGAGGCAGGCATTTGACCCTGTACAGTTCAACTTCAACAAGATCCGGCCCGGAGAAGTCCTCTTCCGTTTGCACCGGGAGCCTGATCTCCCTGGGACTCTGCTGCAAGAAGACATCCTGGTGGTGATCAACGTCAGCCCCCTGGAGTGGGGCCACGTGCTGCTGGTGCCTGAGCCTGCCCGCCAGCTCCCCCAGCGCCTGCTGCCGGGTGCACTGAGGGCAGGGATTGAGGCTGTGCTGCTGAGCTTACACCCGGGCTTCCGTGTCGGCTTCAACAGCCTGGGAGGCTTGGCCTCGGTGAACCACCTCCACCTGCATGGCTATTACCTGGCCCACAGACTGCCCGTGGAGCAGGCGCCAAGCGAGCCCCTGGACCCTGGAGGCCATTTGCATCTGCTCCAGGACCTCCCAGCTCCTGGCTTCCTCTTTTACACTCGTGGGCCAGGGCCTGACTTGGAGTCCTTGATAAGCAGGGTATGTCGGGCCACTGATTATCTGACTGACCATGAGATTGCTCATAACTTGTTTGTCACCCGGGGAGCTCCGCCGGGAAAGACATCACCTTCCTCAGCCCTCACAGGGGTCCGAGTAATTCTGTGGGCCCGGAAGTCCAGCTTTGGGATAAAGGACGGTGAAGCTTTCAATGTTGCCCTCTGTGAGCTGGCTGGGCACCTCCCTGTCAAAACATCCCAGGACTTCAGCAGCCTGACAGAGGCAGCTGCTGTGGCCCTCATTCAGGACTGTCGGCTGCCCCCATCCCAGGCAGAAGACGTACAGGCAGCACTGGTGGCCCTGATGTCCCAGGAAGAGCAATAA